In Synechococcus sp. UW69, a single genomic region encodes these proteins:
- the typA gene encoding translational GTPase TypA, which produces MSANNKAIRNIAIIAHVDHGKTTLVDSLLAQSGIFRDNEAVPTCVLDSNDLERERGITILSKNTAVTYNDTRINIVDTPGHADFGGEVERVLGMVDGCLLIVDANEGPMPQTRFVLKKALEQGLRPIVFVNKIDRARVDPETAVDKVLDLFIELGADDDQCDFPYLFGSGLGGFAKPDMKTDSDNMRPLFDAILRHVPPPVGDPEKPLQLQITTLDYSDFLGRIIIGRVHNGKIKQGQNAALIKDDGSVKKGRISKLLGFEGLQRIEIEEAFAGDLVAVAGFDDVNIGETIACPDEPTALPLIKVDEPTLQMTFVVNDSPFAGKEGKFVTSRQVRDRLQRELLTNVALRVEDTDSPDRFSVSGRGELHLGILIETMRREGYEFQVSQPQVIYRTIDGTPCEPVETLVMDVPEPAVGSCIEKLGTRKGEMQNMETSADGRTQLEFIVPSRGLIGFRGEFIRATRGEGIMSHSFYEYRPMMGDFDTRRNGVLIAFEEGTATFYALKNAEDRGQFFISPGTKVYKGMIIGEYNRPQDLEINVCKTKQLTNMRSAGAEELDTLQAPVQMTLERALEYIGPDEMLEVTPESIRLRKLPGKKPAKAKR; this is translated from the coding sequence ATGAGCGCCAACAACAAGGCGATCCGCAACATCGCGATCATCGCCCACGTTGACCACGGCAAGACGACTCTGGTCGACTCGCTGTTGGCGCAGTCAGGGATTTTCCGCGACAACGAAGCGGTGCCCACCTGTGTATTGGACTCCAACGATCTGGAGCGTGAGCGGGGCATCACGATCCTGTCGAAGAACACTGCGGTCACATACAACGACACGCGGATCAACATCGTTGACACCCCGGGTCACGCCGACTTCGGTGGCGAAGTGGAGCGCGTGCTGGGCATGGTGGACGGCTGTCTGCTGATCGTGGACGCCAATGAAGGGCCAATGCCCCAGACCCGCTTCGTGCTGAAGAAGGCCCTTGAGCAAGGGCTCCGTCCGATCGTGTTCGTCAACAAGATCGACCGTGCCCGTGTGGATCCCGAGACCGCCGTCGACAAGGTTCTCGATCTATTCATCGAACTGGGGGCCGACGACGATCAGTGTGATTTCCCCTATCTGTTCGGCAGTGGTCTCGGAGGCTTCGCCAAGCCCGACATGAAGACCGACAGCGACAACATGCGTCCGCTGTTCGATGCCATCCTTCGCCACGTTCCGCCGCCGGTTGGTGACCCCGAGAAGCCCCTCCAGCTTCAAATCACCACCCTTGATTATTCCGACTTCCTCGGCCGGATCATCATTGGTCGCGTTCACAACGGAAAAATCAAACAGGGCCAGAATGCTGCTCTGATTAAGGACGACGGCTCCGTTAAGAAGGGTCGCATCAGCAAGCTGCTGGGCTTCGAAGGCCTTCAACGCATCGAGATCGAAGAGGCGTTCGCCGGAGACCTGGTGGCCGTGGCTGGTTTTGACGACGTCAATATCGGCGAAACGATCGCCTGCCCGGATGAACCCACGGCTCTGCCGCTGATCAAGGTGGATGAGCCCACCTTGCAGATGACCTTCGTCGTCAACGATTCCCCGTTTGCAGGTAAGGAAGGCAAGTTCGTCACCAGTCGTCAGGTGCGTGACCGCTTGCAGCGTGAGTTGCTCACCAACGTGGCCCTGCGTGTCGAAGACACCGATTCACCGGACCGTTTCTCCGTGAGTGGTCGCGGCGAGCTCCACCTCGGCATCCTGATCGAGACCATGCGTCGTGAGGGCTATGAGTTCCAGGTGTCTCAGCCTCAGGTGATCTACCGCACCATCGATGGCACCCCATGCGAGCCCGTTGAAACCCTGGTGATGGATGTTCCTGAACCAGCGGTTGGAAGCTGCATCGAAAAACTGGGCACCCGCAAGGGCGAAATGCAGAACATGGAAACCAGTGCTGACGGCCGCACCCAGCTGGAATTCATCGTTCCATCCCGCGGTCTGATTGGTTTCCGGGGTGAATTCATCCGGGCCACCCGCGGCGAAGGAATTATGAGCCATTCCTTCTATGAATACCGCCCGATGATGGGTGACTTCGACACCCGTCGGAACGGTGTTTTGATCGCCTTCGAAGAAGGAACGGCAACCTTCTATGCGCTGAAGAATGCCGAGGATCGTGGCCAGTTCTTCATCAGCCCGGGAACCAAGGTCTACAAAGGAATGATCATCGGTGAATACAACCGACCCCAGGATCTTGAGATCAACGTCTGCAAGACCAAGCAGCTCACCAACATGCGCTCCGCCGGTGCGGAGGAACTGGACACGCTGCAAGCACCGGTTCAGATGACCCTGGAACGGGCCCTGGAATACATCGGACCTGATGAGATGCTCGAAGTGACGCCGGAGTCGATTCGTCTGCGCAAGCTTCCTGGCAAGAAGCCGGCGAAGGCCAAGCGCTGA
- a CDS encoding LptA/OstA family protein, producing MLRSGGLLLFLPLLAALCPLFPAQSQQAAEAGVITIESDLQSADNSTGVITASGNVRLVHADRGLVATSRQAQYFTEEDRIVLSGDVDVIQTDGNLLRADRFTYLLEEGRAIANPLPGQQVFSQWTLQPSQPVLDGAPATTPVAP from the coding sequence ATGCTCCGTTCCGGGGGCCTTCTTCTCTTTCTGCCTCTTCTGGCTGCACTTTGCCCTCTGTTCCCTGCGCAGTCCCAGCAAGCTGCTGAAGCAGGTGTGATCACGATCGAATCCGACCTGCAATCGGCAGACAACAGCACGGGTGTGATCACTGCCAGTGGCAACGTTCGCTTGGTTCATGCCGACCGGGGCCTGGTGGCCACAAGCCGTCAGGCGCAGTACTTCACTGAAGAAGATCGGATTGTGCTGAGTGGTGATGTCGACGTGATCCAGACCGACGGCAATCTTCTCCGTGCCGATCGGTTCACCTACCTGTTGGAGGAAGGAAGGGCGATTGCCAATCCCCTTCCTGGCCAGCAGGTGTTTAGTCAATGGACACTTCAGCCCAGCCAGCCTGTGCTGGATGGCGCCCCCGCGACCACACCGGTGGCGCCATGA
- the chlP gene encoding geranylgeranyl reductase, with protein MLRVAVIGGGPSGSCAAEILAKAGIQTWLFERKLDNAKPCGGAIPLCMVEEFELPDEIIDRKVRNMKMISPSNREVDIKLDPLGYDDNAYIGMCRREVFDAFLRNRAADLGTTLINGLVQKIDTGTDRQGPYTIHYADYSGGGPTGEQKTLGVDLIIGADGANSRVAKAMDAGDYNVAIAFQERIKLPAEEMTYYEDLAEMYVGTDVSPDFYAWVFPKYDHVAVGTGTMQQNQSLIKGLQKGIRERANKRLFQGEVIKVEAHPIPEHPRPRRVVGRMALVGDAAGYVTKSSGEGIYFAAKSGRMCAEAIVEISNSGASIPTEKQIKSTYIKRWDRKYGATYAVLDILQRIFYRNDAAREAFVEMCDDKDVQKLTFDSYLYKRVVMMNPWQQIKLTLRTVGSLIRGEALAPSKYNPVPSAVGRSDGDFLAEEASQQIKAQATESKGSNSKETESKEKAGVS; from the coding sequence ATGTTGCGAGTTGCGGTGATCGGCGGTGGCCCCAGCGGCTCCTGTGCTGCAGAGATTCTGGCCAAAGCAGGAATTCAGACCTGGCTGTTTGAGCGCAAACTCGATAACGCCAAACCCTGTGGAGGTGCCATTCCTCTCTGCATGGTTGAGGAGTTCGAGCTTCCGGACGAGATCATCGACCGCAAAGTGCGCAACATGAAGATGATTTCCCCTTCCAACAGGGAAGTGGACATCAAACTTGATCCCCTCGGCTATGACGACAACGCCTACATCGGCATGTGCCGTCGCGAAGTCTTCGACGCCTTCCTCCGCAACAGAGCCGCTGATCTAGGAACGACCCTGATCAATGGTCTGGTTCAGAAGATCGACACCGGTACCGACCGTCAGGGGCCATACACCATTCATTACGCCGACTACAGCGGCGGCGGCCCCACTGGCGAGCAGAAAACCCTCGGTGTCGATCTAATCATCGGTGCTGATGGCGCCAACTCACGGGTGGCGAAAGCCATGGATGCCGGTGATTACAACGTGGCCATTGCCTTCCAGGAGCGGATCAAGCTTCCGGCCGAGGAGATGACCTACTACGAGGATCTCGCCGAGATGTACGTCGGCACCGATGTGTCACCTGATTTCTATGCCTGGGTGTTCCCCAAGTACGACCACGTTGCTGTGGGAACCGGAACCATGCAACAGAACCAGAGCCTGATCAAGGGTCTGCAGAAGGGCATCCGTGAACGGGCCAACAAACGTCTCTTCCAGGGAGAAGTGATCAAGGTGGAAGCCCATCCAATCCCTGAGCACCCTCGTCCGCGACGGGTTGTAGGCCGAATGGCGCTAGTGGGCGATGCAGCTGGTTACGTCACCAAGAGTTCAGGAGAAGGGATTTATTTCGCTGCCAAGAGCGGCCGGATGTGCGCTGAAGCGATCGTGGAAATCTCCAACAGCGGTGCTTCCATCCCAACGGAAAAACAAATCAAGTCGACCTACATCAAGCGCTGGGATCGGAAGTACGGCGCCACCTATGCGGTTCTCGACATCCTTCAGCGCATCTTCTACCGCAACGACGCCGCCAGGGAGGCCTTCGTCGAGATGTGCGACGACAAGGACGTACAGAAGCTGACCTTCGACAGCTATTTGTACAAGCGGGTGGTGATGATGAACCCCTGGCAGCAGATCAAGCTCACCCTTCGCACTGTCGGCAGCTTGATCCGGGGCGAGGCCCTGGCTCCGTCCAAGTACAACCCTGTTCCCTCAGCAGTTGGTCGTTCAGACGGCGATTTTCTTGCCGAGGAAGCTTCACAGCAGATCAAGGCTCAGGCCACTGAGTCGAAAGGATCCAACTCCAAGGAAACGGAGTCGAAGGAAAAGGCCGGCGTCTCCTGA
- the ccsB gene encoding c-type cytochrome biogenesis protein CcsB, which translates to MLNTPFELVTSLGFAGFVLLLVAMPLAFWAVSSQSRGGLVRLLVAMANLLFTAQLILRWWQSGHFPISNLYESLCFLAWACTLTQLLVERAWPSPIVAAAATPMGLGCIAFASFALPDQLQSAAPLVPALRSSWLVMHVSVIMVSYAALLVGSLLSLAVLITDRDQALELRSSSIGSGGFRQAASIGNGGAVQLQSVQLSTNEQLDSLSYRTITVGFLMLTVGIVSGAVWANEAWGSYWSWDPKETWALICWLVYAAYLHTRLSRGWQGRRPAFVAVVGLVVIAVCYIGVNLLGIGLHSYGWFFGA; encoded by the coding sequence GTGCTGAACACGCCTTTTGAGCTGGTGACCAGCCTTGGTTTTGCCGGCTTCGTATTGCTGCTGGTGGCCATGCCTTTGGCTTTCTGGGCGGTGTCGAGCCAGTCCCGTGGAGGTCTGGTGCGCCTGCTGGTTGCGATGGCCAACCTTCTGTTCACGGCCCAGTTGATTCTGCGCTGGTGGCAATCCGGGCACTTTCCCATCAGCAACCTCTACGAATCGCTCTGCTTTTTGGCCTGGGCTTGCACACTCACCCAGTTGCTGGTGGAGCGTGCCTGGCCTTCCCCGATCGTTGCGGCAGCGGCCACACCGATGGGGCTCGGCTGCATTGCCTTTGCCAGCTTTGCTCTACCAGATCAATTGCAGTCAGCGGCTCCTCTGGTGCCTGCGCTGCGCTCGAGCTGGCTGGTGATGCATGTGAGCGTGATCATGGTGAGTTACGCCGCCTTGCTGGTGGGATCGCTTCTGTCCCTTGCGGTGCTGATCACGGATCGCGACCAGGCTTTGGAGCTGCGCAGCAGTTCGATCGGCAGTGGTGGCTTTCGGCAGGCGGCCTCGATAGGGAATGGCGGTGCTGTTCAGCTGCAATCGGTGCAGCTGAGCACCAATGAGCAACTCGACAGTCTCAGCTACCGCACCATCACGGTTGGTTTCCTGATGCTCACCGTTGGCATTGTCAGTGGCGCGGTATGGGCGAACGAAGCCTGGGGAAGCTACTGGAGCTGGGATCCGAAAGAGACCTGGGCCTTGATCTGCTGGTTGGTCTATGCGGCTTATCTGCACACGCGTCTGAGCCGCGGCTGGCAGGGCCGGCGTCCAGCTTTTGTGGCTGTGGTGGGGCTGGTCGTGATTGCTGTTTGCTACATCGGCGTCAATCTTCTAGGCATCGGTTTGCATAGTTATGGCTGGTTTTTTGGCGCGTAG
- the lptB gene encoding LPS export ABC transporter ATP-binding protein, with protein sequence MTLELSNVSITLGGRQLVKDLDLALSPGEVVGLLGPNGAGKTTTFNLVIGLLCPDQGDVVIDGRRVTDLPMPQRARLGVGYLPQEASVFRNLTVRENLDIALEQTDLSPERRRDRRQQLIEDFHLTAFMNRRGFQLSGGERRRCEVARALASGVNGPLYLLLDEPFAGVDPLAVADLQLLIEGLRSRGMGILITDHNVRETLATTDRAYILNDGAVLAAGRSDEVAADPQVRRYYLGEGFQL encoded by the coding sequence ATGACCCTGGAACTGTCAAACGTCTCCATCACATTGGGGGGGCGTCAGCTGGTGAAGGATCTGGATCTGGCGCTGTCTCCTGGCGAGGTGGTCGGGTTGCTCGGCCCCAACGGAGCCGGCAAAACCACCACCTTCAACCTGGTGATTGGTCTGCTATGCCCTGATCAGGGTGATGTGGTTATTGATGGTCGGCGTGTCACAGACCTTCCCATGCCGCAACGGGCCCGTCTCGGTGTGGGCTATCTGCCCCAGGAAGCCAGTGTCTTTCGCAATCTCACCGTGCGCGAAAATCTGGATATTGCTCTTGAGCAGACCGATCTCAGCCCTGAACGACGGCGGGACCGGCGCCAGCAGTTGATTGAAGACTTCCATCTCACGGCGTTCATGAACCGCCGTGGCTTCCAACTCTCCGGTGGGGAACGTCGTCGCTGTGAGGTTGCCCGAGCGCTGGCCTCCGGTGTCAATGGACCGCTTTATCTCCTCCTGGATGAACCCTTCGCTGGTGTCGATCCCCTGGCTGTCGCCGACCTTCAACTGCTGATTGAGGGATTGCGGTCACGGGGCATGGGCATCCTGATCACCGATCACAACGTGCGCGAAACGCTGGCCACCACCGATCGTGCCTACATCCTTAACGATGGAGCGGTGTTGGCTGCAGGACGCTCCGATGAGGTCGCAGCCGATCCCCAGGTGCGGCGTTACTACCTCGGGGAGGGATTCCAGCTGTGA
- a CDS encoding LptF/LptG family permease: MRLALLDRWLLKELLGPLLFFIALFTLLLLTGGVMFELVRQMVDKNLPITIAVQVLLFSIPRWLAFSVPIGTLMASLFVFTRLSANSELTALRSLGVTTVRMISAALVLSMVMTLFTFVLNDVVVPRSQRYAEVTLKRALGRSLASETGRDIIYPRFGTRIDSQGEEDGKGLNQLFYSRKFQDGEMVDVTVLDFSRSGFTQMLRADRAIWNEDQASWDFLDGQILTLAANGSSTKADFDRYVYPLGSGPVRLAGIEQDAVNMTVGEALQAQRVYEEAGSIKEARKIRVRIQEKFTVPMACLVFGLFGATLGAQPSYRSSRSFSFVLTLGIIAVYYVIGFSFSSLGVKGTLPPLLAAWLPVVLFLGAGGLMLKQASR, encoded by the coding sequence ATGCGGCTGGCTCTCCTTGACCGCTGGTTGCTCAAGGAACTCCTGGGGCCTCTGCTGTTCTTTATCGCGCTGTTCACCCTTCTGCTGCTTACCGGCGGGGTGATGTTTGAGCTGGTGCGGCAGATGGTCGACAAGAACCTGCCGATCACGATCGCGGTGCAGGTTCTGCTGTTCAGCATCCCGCGTTGGCTTGCCTTCTCCGTTCCGATCGGAACCCTGATGGCATCGCTGTTTGTATTCACCCGCCTTTCGGCGAACAGTGAACTCACCGCCCTGCGCAGCCTCGGTGTCACCACGGTGCGGATGATCAGTGCTGCCCTCGTTCTTTCGATGGTGATGACCCTGTTCACCTTCGTTCTCAACGACGTGGTGGTTCCCCGAAGCCAACGCTATGCAGAGGTCACCCTGAAGCGGGCGTTGGGCCGCTCACTCGCTAGTGAGACAGGTCGCGACATCATTTATCCCCGTTTCGGCACCCGCATCGATTCGCAGGGTGAGGAAGACGGCAAGGGCCTGAACCAACTCTTCTATTCCCGCAAGTTTCAGGACGGCGAAATGGTGGATGTGACGGTTCTGGATTTCTCTCGATCTGGTTTCACGCAGATGTTGCGTGCGGACAGAGCTATCTGGAATGAGGATCAGGCCAGCTGGGATTTCCTCGATGGGCAGATTCTGACCTTGGCGGCCAATGGCAGTTCGACCAAGGCCGACTTTGATCGTTATGTCTATCCCCTTGGCTCCGGACCCGTACGTCTGGCTGGGATTGAGCAAGATGCCGTCAACATGACCGTGGGCGAAGCCTTGCAGGCTCAGAGGGTCTATGAGGAGGCCGGAAGTATCAAAGAAGCTCGCAAGATCCGTGTTCGGATCCAGGAGAAGTTCACGGTTCCGATGGCTTGTCTGGTGTTCGGCCTGTTTGGAGCCACCCTCGGTGCTCAGCCCAGTTACCGCAGCAGCCGCAGCTTTTCGTTCGTGCTCACGCTTGGGATCATCGCCGTTTATTACGTGATCGGCTTCAGCTTCAGTTCGCTGGGAGTGAAGGGCACCCTTCCCCCCCTCCTGGCGGCATGGCTTCCTGTGGTTTTGTTTCTGGGTGCGGGTGGTCTGATGCTGAAACAGGCCAGTCGTTGA
- a CDS encoding M15 family metallopeptidase: protein MWVELASAFTIETTRISALVRASSARRTEREDIPVARRTRPPRQRKGNGAAGLLFGLVLVCAGTLVAVLVAPTLLSRRQPTQTLEISGFRERPDADGRLLGHFPYREAQPDQLIVFQPGIELNLEAADALDTMMRSAAADGVDLRLLSGFRSLALQESIFFDVASERNQTAEERAQVSAPPGYSEHSTGYAVDLGDGRVPETNLSQSFQDTNAFRWLQDHAARYHFVLSFPQGNQQGVMYEPWHWRYEGNADALRHFEAARRFSRRDP, encoded by the coding sequence TTGTGGGTCGAACTGGCCAGTGCCTTTACGATCGAAACAACACGCATCAGCGCTTTGGTTCGGGCCTCCTCTGCGCGACGCACCGAGCGGGAGGATATTCCGGTCGCCCGTCGGACAAGACCGCCGCGTCAACGAAAGGGAAATGGCGCTGCTGGTCTGCTTTTTGGACTTGTACTTGTCTGTGCTGGAACCCTGGTAGCGGTGCTGGTCGCTCCCACCCTGTTGTCTCGACGGCAACCCACGCAGACCCTCGAGATTTCAGGATTTCGTGAACGTCCCGATGCGGATGGACGGCTATTGGGGCACTTCCCTTATCGCGAAGCGCAACCTGATCAACTCATCGTGTTTCAACCTGGGATTGAACTGAATTTGGAGGCTGCCGATGCCCTCGACACGATGATGCGTTCCGCTGCGGCCGACGGTGTCGATCTCCGCTTGCTCAGCGGGTTTCGCTCGTTGGCCCTGCAGGAGTCCATTTTTTTTGATGTGGCTTCGGAACGTAATCAGACTGCAGAGGAACGTGCCCAGGTATCGGCTCCACCGGGCTACTCCGAGCACAGCACTGGTTATGCCGTTGATCTTGGTGATGGCCGGGTTCCTGAAACCAACCTTTCCCAGAGCTTTCAAGACACCAACGCTTTTCGCTGGCTGCAGGACCATGCCGCTCGATATCACTTTGTTCTGTCCTTCCCTCAGGGAAATCAGCAGGGTGTGATGTACGAACCCTGGCATTGGCGCTATGAGGGCAATGCGGATGCATTGCGTCACTTTGAGGCGGCCCGTCGCTTCTCTAGGCGCGATCCTTGA
- a CDS encoding U32 family peptidase translates to MTVPELLSPAGDWAAMQAAVASGADAVYFGVDAFNARQRAENFRLDDLPEVMQWLHQRDVKGFLTFNVLVFSDELAAAAQLLIAADEAAVDAVIVQDVGLCRLAQRLVPNLCVHGSTQMSITSSAGIAQAAALGCQRVVLARELALRDLERLQAQLAQRNLVMPLEVFVHGALCVAYSGQCLTSESLGQRSANRGECAQACRLPYEMVVDGEPHALEDQRYLLSPQDLAAWELLPELQRIGVASLKIEGRLKDAAYVAAVTDAYRQRLDQIPVSAPQVQRQLELAFSRGLSTGWLEGVNHRRLVHGRWSKKRGPLLGQLLRVERGGWLHLRSREQLHPGQGLVLEQHSSDPLQPPREIGGRIMVCERMGAERWKLRLGPDRADLSGLSPGASVWLTSDPDWQSRWQRAARRTVEARSRDLALRVSGRLDAPLELQLLAPQGLDLKLSSMMPLQQASQRPLDRERLQEQLGRLGGTGWSLQSLEIQLQGDLFLPVAELNRMRRALLELLEASLDDTTGSASIPAAYERADAKQLLARMCPQSLAPQSETAPGLVVLVRSLEQLQTLVNLSDEGLPVQSVVADLEQPRELREAVAMGRGCWPDGLWLAGARITRPDERWSLEPLIRARPDGFLVRNADQLEVLTPLAPCIGDFSLNTANPLSFHWYRDHWKLQRITASYDLNLQQLLDLAAAVDPALLEVTLHQHMPLFHMEHCLFCAFLSDGKDHTDCGRPCEKHHVTLRDRSGVDHPLRADLGCRNTLFNGTAQSGVEALPSLLRAGVRRIRLELLDEDAAATRRRISLYAEAMAGRMATQDVWSQERIHHQLGVTRGSLRIRGPERTSRFSR, encoded by the coding sequence TTGACCGTCCCTGAGCTGCTGTCTCCTGCCGGCGACTGGGCTGCGATGCAGGCGGCCGTCGCCTCCGGCGCTGATGCGGTGTACTTCGGTGTTGATGCCTTCAATGCTCGGCAGCGGGCGGAAAATTTCAGACTTGATGACCTCCCTGAGGTGATGCAATGGCTGCATCAGCGCGATGTAAAGGGCTTCCTCACCTTCAACGTGCTGGTGTTCAGTGATGAACTTGCGGCAGCGGCGCAGTTGCTGATTGCTGCCGACGAGGCGGCTGTTGATGCGGTGATCGTCCAGGACGTTGGGCTCTGTCGGTTGGCTCAGCGCCTGGTGCCGAATCTCTGCGTGCATGGCTCCACCCAAATGTCGATTACGAGCTCAGCGGGGATTGCCCAGGCTGCAGCGCTTGGTTGTCAGCGGGTTGTGCTGGCCCGTGAACTTGCCCTTCGTGATCTCGAGCGCCTGCAGGCGCAGCTAGCCCAGCGGAACCTCGTGATGCCGTTGGAGGTTTTCGTGCATGGCGCCCTTTGCGTCGCCTATTCCGGGCAGTGTCTGACGAGTGAATCCCTCGGCCAGCGCAGTGCTAACCGAGGCGAATGTGCTCAGGCTTGCCGTCTCCCCTACGAAATGGTGGTGGATGGTGAGCCCCACGCTCTCGAAGATCAGCGCTATCTGCTGTCACCCCAGGATCTTGCTGCCTGGGAGCTCCTGCCGGAGTTGCAGCGGATCGGCGTGGCCAGTCTGAAGATCGAGGGGCGGTTAAAGGATGCGGCCTATGTGGCTGCTGTAACCGATGCCTACCGGCAACGCTTGGATCAGATCCCCGTCTCGGCTCCGCAGGTTCAACGCCAGCTGGAGCTGGCGTTTTCCAGGGGGCTCTCCACCGGTTGGCTGGAGGGGGTGAACCACCGTCGCCTTGTGCATGGCCGCTGGAGCAAAAAGCGTGGTCCCCTGCTGGGGCAGCTGCTTCGGGTTGAGCGGGGCGGTTGGTTGCACCTTCGCAGTCGAGAGCAGCTGCATCCTGGTCAGGGGCTCGTGTTGGAACAACATTCGTCTGATCCCTTGCAACCACCACGGGAAATCGGTGGCCGGATCATGGTGTGTGAGCGGATGGGTGCCGAACGCTGGAAGCTGCGGCTGGGTCCGGATCGTGCGGATCTCTCTGGCTTGAGCCCTGGAGCGTCGGTGTGGCTCACCAGCGACCCCGACTGGCAGTCCCGTTGGCAGCGTGCTGCGCGCAGAACGGTGGAGGCCCGGTCCCGGGATCTGGCACTGCGGGTGTCCGGTCGGCTGGATGCACCGCTCGAACTGCAATTGCTGGCCCCGCAGGGCTTGGATCTCAAGCTCAGCAGCATGATGCCGCTGCAGCAAGCCTCCCAGCGCCCCCTCGATCGTGAACGGCTCCAGGAGCAACTGGGACGGCTGGGGGGTACAGGCTGGTCGCTTCAGTCTCTGGAAATACAGCTGCAGGGAGATCTTTTCCTGCCTGTGGCTGAGCTGAACCGCATGCGCAGGGCTTTGCTTGAGCTTTTGGAGGCCTCGCTGGACGACACAACAGGCTCAGCTTCTATCCCGGCTGCTTACGAACGGGCGGATGCCAAGCAGCTGCTGGCCAGGATGTGTCCCCAATCTCTCGCCCCGCAGAGCGAGACGGCGCCGGGTCTGGTTGTTCTGGTGCGCAGTCTTGAGCAGTTGCAGACACTGGTGAATCTCTCCGACGAGGGCCTGCCGGTCCAGTCGGTGGTTGCGGACCTTGAACAGCCCCGAGAGCTACGGGAAGCGGTGGCAATGGGGCGAGGCTGCTGGCCGGATGGACTCTGGCTGGCCGGGGCACGGATCACACGACCCGACGAACGCTGGAGCCTTGAGCCACTCATTCGCGCTCGCCCCGACGGTTTTCTGGTGCGCAATGCCGATCAGCTGGAGGTGTTGACCCCTTTGGCCCCCTGCATCGGCGACTTTTCCCTCAACACTGCCAATCCTCTGAGTTTTCACTGGTATCGCGACCATTGGAAGCTGCAGCGCATTACCGCCAGTTACGACCTCAACCTTCAGCAGTTGCTGGATTTGGCGGCTGCTGTTGATCCAGCTTTGCTGGAGGTCACCCTGCATCAGCACATGCCTCTGTTCCACATGGAGCATTGCCTGTTCTGTGCCTTTTTGTCCGACGGAAAAGACCACACCGACTGCGGTCGTCCCTGCGAGAAGCACCACGTAACGCTGAGGGATCGCAGTGGCGTTGACCATCCCCTGCGTGCCGATTTGGGCTGTCGCAACACGCTCTTCAATGGGACTGCGCAATCCGGGGTGGAAGCGCTTCCGTCGCTGCTGCGGGCAGGCGTGCGCAGGATTCGGCTTGAACTCCTCGATGAGGATGCTGCCGCCACACGCCGTCGGATCAGCCTTTATGCCGAGGCTATGGCGGGTCGAATGGCCACCCAGGACGTGTGGTCTCAGGAGCGGATCCACCACCAGCTCGGGGTCACCCGCGGCAGTCTGCGGATCAGGGGTCCTGAGCGCACCAGTCGATTCTCACGTTGA
- a CDS encoding DUF309 domain-containing protein, with amino-acid sequence MPQADPRFHQALELFNAGEWYAAHDVFEELWHETADPERRSLQGILQVAVAQLHLQRGNRRGATILYGEALGRLKRPGTPDLGLDLEALCGAAQQRLEALQLDGDPESCTVPVLRLQS; translated from the coding sequence ATGCCCCAAGCGGATCCCCGCTTTCATCAGGCCCTGGAGCTCTTCAACGCAGGTGAGTGGTACGCCGCCCACGATGTGTTTGAGGAGCTGTGGCATGAAACGGCTGATCCAGAGCGGCGCAGCCTGCAGGGAATCCTGCAGGTTGCTGTCGCGCAGTTGCATCTTCAACGGGGCAACCGGCGAGGTGCAACGATCCTTTACGGCGAAGCGCTTGGACGGCTGAAACGTCCAGGTACGCCCGATCTGGGTCTTGATCTTGAGGCGTTGTGCGGTGCGGCGCAGCAACGTCTTGAAGCACTTCAGCTGGATGGGGATCCCGAGTCATGCACTGTCCCTGTTTTGCGGTTGCAGAGCTGA